The Apibacter raozihei genome contains a region encoding:
- the sufB gene encoding Fe-S cluster assembly protein SufB, with amino-acid sequence MSKTKYTEEELRVDLENKEYEHGWSTELEYEDFPIGLNEEIVKEISKRKNEPDWMLDWRLESFKIWKKMATPHWANVSFNEPDFEGIKYYAAPKKKVELSSLDEVDPDLLKTFEKLGISLEEQKRLSGVAVDAVIDSISVKTTFSETLAEKGIIFCSISEAIQNHPELVKKYLGKVVPKGDNFYSALNSAVFSDGSFCYVPKGVRCPMELSTYFRINQSGTGQFERTLLIADEGSYVSYLEGCTAPQRDENQLHAAVVELIVLEGAEIKYSTVQNWYPGDKEGKGGVYNFVTKRAVCEKNAKVSWTQVETGSSVTWKYPSCILKGDNSVGEFYSIAVTNNYQQADTGTKMIHIGKNTRSTVISKGISAGKSQNSYRGLVKVMPGAENARNFSQCDSLLMGNQCGAHTFPYIEIKNKSAQLEHEATTSKIGEDQIFYCNQRGIDTETAIALIVNGFSREVLDKLPMEFAVEAKKLLEISLEGSVG; translated from the coding sequence ATGAGCAAAACTAAATATACAGAAGAAGAACTACGGGTCGATCTTGAAAATAAAGAATATGAACATGGATGGAGCACAGAGCTTGAATATGAAGATTTTCCTATTGGCCTGAATGAAGAAATTGTAAAAGAGATATCTAAAAGAAAAAATGAACCGGACTGGATGCTGGACTGGAGGTTGGAATCTTTTAAGATTTGGAAAAAAATGGCAACTCCTCATTGGGCGAACGTTTCATTTAACGAGCCAGATTTTGAAGGGATAAAATATTATGCTGCACCTAAAAAAAAGGTTGAGCTAAGCAGTTTAGATGAAGTTGACCCTGATTTACTTAAAACATTTGAAAAGCTAGGTATTTCACTTGAGGAGCAAAAGCGACTTTCAGGTGTAGCCGTTGATGCTGTAATTGACAGTATTTCTGTGAAAACTACTTTTTCTGAAACTTTGGCAGAAAAAGGAATTATTTTCTGTTCTATCAGTGAGGCAATTCAAAATCATCCGGAATTAGTAAAAAAATATTTAGGAAAAGTTGTACCTAAAGGGGATAATTTTTATTCCGCTCTTAATTCCGCTGTATTTTCAGATGGCTCTTTTTGTTATGTTCCTAAAGGAGTCAGATGCCCTATGGAATTATCTACTTATTTTAGGATAAATCAATCAGGAACCGGTCAGTTTGAAAGAACTCTTTTAATTGCGGATGAAGGTAGCTATGTTTCTTATCTGGAAGGTTGTACGGCTCCACAACGTGATGAAAATCAGTTGCATGCTGCTGTAGTGGAATTAATAGTTTTAGAAGGAGCTGAAATAAAATATTCAACAGTTCAGAATTGGTATCCCGGTGACAAAGAAGGGAAAGGAGGAGTTTATAATTTTGTGACAAAGAGAGCCGTTTGCGAAAAAAATGCAAAAGTTTCTTGGACCCAGGTAGAAACCGGATCTTCAGTTACCTGGAAATATCCCTCTTGTATTTTAAAAGGAGACAATTCTGTTGGTGAGTTTTATTCAATAGCTGTAACTAATAATTATCAGCAAGCAGATACCGGAACAAAAATGATCCATATTGGTAAAAATACCCGTTCAACGGTTATTTCAAAAGGTATTTCAGCAGGTAAATCACAAAATAGCTACCGAGGATTGGTTAAAGTTATGCCCGGAGCAGAAAATGCAAGAAATTTTTCGCAGTGTGATTCCTTATTAATGGGAAACCAATGTGGAGCGCATACCTTTCCATATATAGAAATAAAAAATAAGTCGGCTCAATTGGAACATGAAGCTACAACTTCAAAGATAGGAGAAGATCAGATTTTTTATTGTAATCAAAGAGGAATTGACACAGAAACAGCAATCGCTTTGATTGTGAACGGATTTAGCCGTGAGGTTTTGGATAAATTACCAATGGAGTTTGCGGTTGAAGCAAAAAAACTTTTGGAAATATCTCTGGAAGGAAGTGTAGGATAA